From Ipomoea triloba cultivar NCNSP0323 chromosome 5, ASM357664v1, the proteins below share one genomic window:
- the LOC116019681 gene encoding WAT1-related protein At2g39510-like has translation MVRRHNMTRENLVKFLKLVKPYLGVILLQFGSAGMSIIAKSALNDGMSPFTYAVYRSFFAAAFMAPFALAFERKIWPKMTVPIFLKIMVLALLEPVVDINLNYIGLKYTTATFTKALSNLVPAITFILAWILRLEKVKMRKLHSQAKILGIIATFGGAMIMTLVKGPNIGLPWTKHTHHIHTQTLHSQQDFIKGALMIAAGCICWASFYILQANTLKSYPAGLSLTCLICTMGALQASVVALVAERGNPAAWALHWDIKLLAYVYSGVIGSGVTYYLSGVIIKEKGPVFVTAFNPLNMIIVAILGSFMLAEQLDFGKALGAGVIIIGLYMVLWGKKQDQDSLELINDKIAPADKSPSTLVKFPTKQEPIDTPKTIAGDDEVV, from the exons ATGGTACGTCGGCA CAACATGACACGAGAGAATTTAGTTAAATTCTTAAAGTTGGTAAAGCCATATTTGGGTGTCATCTTATTGCAGTTTGGGAGTGCAGGAATGAGTATTATTGCCAAGTCTGCTCTCAATGATGGCATGAGCCCCTTCACTTACGCAGTTTACCGGAGTTTCTTCGCCGCCGCCTTCATGGCTCCTTTTGCCCTCGCCTTTGAAAG GAAAATATGGCCTAAGATGACTGTTCCCATTTTCTTGAAGATAATGGTCCTTGCTTTATTAGA GCCTGTTGTGGACATAAATTTGAATTACATAGGGCTGAAATACACCACGGCAACATTTACAAAAGCATTGTCCAATCTTGTCCCAGCCATTACTTTTATATTGGCCTGGATCCTTAG GCTTGAGAAAGTGAAGATGAGGAAATTGCATAGCCAGGCAAAGATTTTGGGAATAATAGCGACCTTTGGGGGAGCCATGATTATGACTCTTGTCAAAGGACCAAACATTGGATTGCCTTGGACCAAACACACACACCATATCCACACTCAAACTTTACATTCCCAGCAAGATTTTATTAAAGGTGCTCTCATGATTGCAGCAGGTTGCATCTGCTGGGCCAGCTTCTACATTCTTCAG GCAAATACGTTGAAATCATACCCTGCTGGACTATCTCTTACTTGTTTGATATGCACTATGGGAGCATTGCAAGCCTCTGTGGTAGCCTTAGTGGCTGAGAGGGGTAATCCGGCAGCCTGGGCCTTACATTGGGACATTAAGCTCTTAGCTTATGTTTATAGT GGAGTAATTGGTTCAGGAGTTACATATTACTTGTCGGGTGTAATCATAAAGGAAAAGGGACCTGTTTTTGTTACTGCATTTAATCCATTAAACATGATTATCGTCGCCATTTTGGGGTCATTTATGTTAGCTGAGCAGTTGGACTTTGGAAA GGCATTGGGAGCCGGCGTGATTATCATTGGTCTATACATGGTACTATGGGGCAAGAAACAAGATCAAGACTCACTTGAATTAATCAACGATAAAATAGCTCCGGCCGATAAATCGCCGTCGACATTAGTCAAGTTTCCAACTAAGCAAGAACCCATTGATACTCCTAAAACAATTGCCGGAGATGATGAAGTAGTCTAG